TCAAGGCAGTAATGAGGTCTTCGGAGAATGCCTCATCCTAGGACATACCACATGGGTAACTGAGAATTTAAGAAGTTCAAAGGAAGCCCCTAGCGGGTTATCTCAGAAACTGGAATTTCTCACATTCAAAAGTTTAACCTGGTAtgtcctttcattcattcagtcatataGTTGCCAGACAGTATGTTTAGTGCCAGCCAATGGATACAGTTAACCTAATCAAATGAATTAATCCATTGAGTAAAAAAGACTAGTCAAAGCAATGAGTTTGGAATTAGGCCTACCTATGTTTGAACTTTATTAGCTATGACTTTGGACATTTTCCCTAGCCTTCCTAGTTTTGGCTATACAATGTGGTGAATAATAGcatgaatattaaatgagataatgtaaaaGCTACTGGTCATATAGTAAGTGCCCAAAAGTTATTAGTGTAAATAATAATATCAAAACCACCATATTAGAGTAGAGATACTTAGcataaaatctaaaaatgagGGAATGAATGAGCAAGTATTTACCAGTGCAGGACTAGCATTGTCCAGGGAGGGACACCCTgagtttcatttcagttcagctcagtcgctgagtcttggactgtagcacgccaggctttcctgtccatcaccaactcctggagcttactcaaactcatgtccgttcaatcggtgatgccatccaaccatctcatcctctattgtccccttctcccaccttcaatcttttccagcatcagggtcttttctagtgtcacttcttctcatcaggtggccaaagtattggagtttcagcttcagcatcagtccttccaatgactattcaggactgatttcctttaggatggactgttggatctccttgctgtccaagggactttcaagagtcttctccaacaccacagttcaaaagcatcaattcttcggcgctcagcttcagAGAACTTAAATATAACTAGAGGAATCATTAGGCACTGTGGGGGGTGTGTGGTAGGACATGCCTTCTAACGGGCAATTCCTGCTGGAGTCTGCAAACTGATGTGTTTAACATCTGTATCATATGGCATTATGTCTTACACTCCTTTCAAGATTTGAGTGCATGAAGGAGCCAGTGTTAAATCTGTCGATTAAAAAGATGTACAACATGAGCattgcgagttaagttttatttggggcaaaatgctgattgtagcctgggagacagcacctcagatagctctgagagactgctccaaagcagcagtgggggTAAGTCAACATACAAGATTTCAGTGAagggtgtatgtgtatgtgttagttgctcagtcgtgtccaactctttgtgactccacagattggggtccgccaggctcctctgtccatggcgttttccaggcaagaagactggagtgagttgccattcccttctccaggggggtttCAATGCaatggtgaagggggagttcaatgcaaagcagcactctttttttttttttttggcttagatTCTGTGttgtttgctaagttgcttcagtcgtgtctgattctgtgtgaccccatggactgcagcctaccaggcttctctgtccatgggattctccaggcaagaacactggagtgggttgccatttccttctccaatgcatgcaagtgaaaagtgaaagtgaagttgctcagtcgtgtctgactcttagcgaccccatggactgcagcctaccaggctcctctgtccatgggattttccaggcaacagtactggagggGGATGCCATTGCCTGTGTTGTTTATTACTGTCCAAATACATGAAGTTCTgatgaaataaaatcatatggTACAGATAAAAACAGGCCATGAGAGCCCAGAGTTGTTTTAGGGCCAAATGGCAGACCACTTAACAGTTCACATTTTAGGAATTCAAAATGCTTAGAAATTGATAAGGTGGTTtctgaaaaagaaagggaaggaaaaaaagatgaaaaggagggagggagggaggagacggAAACCATTGAGGAAATGTTAGCTCTCGAGAAAGCCTGACTTAGAAGTGACAAACgcataaaaaaaaatgcataaacttTGGAAGCACTCATTTTATAAAAGGGtttctgctagtcacgaggaGCTGATATTATCATGaaaggatttagtgcttttctagatatgaggagatgcaaggattgggatcatgaaatcagttctaAAAATATGTCTAAAGACCTGTTATACCAGTAGggtgcctcactctccaccctgaattcccttCAGGGAACATCGAAGGTCAGCAACTGCAGCAGCACTGGCAGATGGTGAATGcccttgctgttcagtcgctggCAAATGCTCTtgacaagtgccaatttgtagttgaaaaATCCAAGAATGGTTTCAAATAGATGGTGCTCTGtacaaatcaaagagaaaatatttattttagaattattttgctGCCTCATCCCATTCACTTCACTTTAAGAAAATGGTTACTCTCTTATGTTTGTATGTCATCCATGCTATAAATTTTACAACTCGGGCATAATTACAAGTTTTTCTTTCTAGCAGTTTCTCATGTTACAATACTCCCCCCAgtcttccttcatttttctttgctgATTGTGGTTAGCCTCCAGGCTCTGGTTTGAACAGGCCAGGGTTTGAATCCTGCTTCTAGTTCACTCACTAACTGCCGCTTCTGGCACATGGTAAAAAATACCAACTTACGGGACTGTTGTGAGGGTTAATGGGATGTCAGTTTTCAGTGCTCCACAACTGGTAGCTGTCGTTTTTGACTTTACCAGGAGAATCCTTGATCATGAACAACTCATTGCCTTAACCCTTTTTCCTGCTTCAGCATATGAGATAATGCCTCTGCAAACCAGTACTCCAGGTGCAGTAGGCGTTTGGATCTTGACCCTGTATCTAaggcttttcttcctctttcacccGTTTGGTGTGTTCCTCCTCTTCGTGTGCGCCAGGCAAAACAGGGAGGCTGTGTTGAAGCCACAACGGGCTGCACGGAGGGAGTAGATAACCGGTCTAGGCCCGCAGGGTCATCGTGGCCTGTGATCTGAAAGAAACGGGGGTGTAGAGATGGGTGGAGCAGAGCGGAGGAGGGTGCACACcggaatgataaagaaaaaacaaccaaTTTAGGTCCTAAGTCCACCTAGGCAATGAGGGTCAAAAAGAGAAATCTCTTCCATCCTCCTTCAATCTCTCCTCGGGAAGGAGGACAAACGCCTAAGGAAGCCCCCACACGACGCCTCTGAGCCCAACCCCGCAGGGGATCCTCAGGGAACTCGCGATCGAGATTAGACCTCCGAGCTGCCTAGATGGCCCCGGAAGTGCGCGCCGAGGAACCCGCGTTTCCGGTCTCCCTGGAGGCCGTGGTGGCGGACGCTGCCGCTATCGGCCAGCGGAGGGCGTGAGTgtccgggccgggccgggccggctGTCCGCGGGGCGGCGAAGAGAGTCGGGCCGGGGGGACCCCAGTGGGACCGGGGTGGGGCGTGCTGCCGGCCGGGCGCTCCCCGCGGCTGGGCCCAGCCTGCCTGCTGGGAGGACAGGGCTCCTCCGTCCGACCCCCGGCAGGGAGCCTTTTGGGAAGCGGCACCTACTGTTTCCCCTACATCTGTCCCCTCTCGCTCTCTGTCCTGAAGTGGCTGCCCCTCCCCTGTGTCGGATTCTGAAGACTTGTAGAGAAGACTTTGGCCTTGGAGCGGCACCGGGGTTTGGACCCAGTCCATGGAGAAACCGCCCGAGCAGATGTCCCTGGATTCCCCGTGTCCATCCCCCGAGCAGGAGCCTCGAAAGACCAAGGGTGAGGAGCTGACCTagctgctttctgtttctaaagTTTGTCCTTTCCATTGAGGCCTCAGATCAGATGGACATGCTTAACCGTGCACTTAGAAATACCCTGGTTCGAgacacttacttttttttttttaacctaaagcTCTGTTACATGTAAATGAAGCCTATCACTAATATTTtctctcttactgtggagcagaCCTGCAGCAGCACTGTCCATGTCACTAAGTCTTTCGGATCTGTCATTCCAGCACCTGTTAACTTGCTTGGCCTTTGAGAGGCTAAGTAaactgaataagtgaatgaaccCAGCCAAGTGTGTCCTATATCCCAAGTACCAGGAAAAGACTGGGCTTCTCTTGGCAAGCTGTCTTTCATCATTAGGAAAGATACATTTTCCACCCAGGATATAAACTTCAAGAGAGTGCCCTGCCTGTGGAGTACAGTAGACAGGCCAGCCACCCGCTGATGGAAAATGAGATTGAACTGTAGACATCAGCATTGAAATTTCAGTGTACTATCCCCCCAttatctggtgtgtgtgtgtgtgtagtgctCGCATGTGcacgctgtcatgtctgactctttgtgacctcatggactagcctgccaggctcctgcccatggaattttccaggcaagagtactggaatgggttgccatttccttctccaggggatcttcctcacccagggatcaaacccatgtttcttgtgtctcttgcattggcaggcgggttctttaccaactgtgccacctgggaagctgtaccTGGGAAGCTGTAtcttggcctttaaaaaaaagtggattGGATTATTTAATTGAGGGACAAGGGCTTAGATAATCCACATCAAGGATTTTGAGAAGGTTTATGTTTGGGAGACTATTTTACATGTTTAGCCTCTAATTCTGTTTTAGGCTAATTTTTAactcaagtatttattgaattgttATTACAAGGTACTGAGACTAAGTTGGAAGAAAATCTAGCCCCTGCCACCAGCTTAGAGTTGAGTTGGAATAGTTATCTATGAGAGATTATGGGATAATAAACAGTGTGAAAGTTCACAAGAGGAGAGCCTTGTCAACTGGATATTGGCCCTGGAGGCCTTAGAAAGTCATATGTTTGGCCTTGAAAGAATTTAGAGTAAGAAAAGAATCAGGTTTTAGGTCAGAAGGGATAGACTCTTACACAGGCTCCTCAGTGGTCATCTTTCTAAGGCCAAGTGTCTTATTTACCTTCCtaaaatactcatttatttatgttaGTTCACAGTGCCTACTGTATACAGTCTATTCTCTATAACCTGGCATTCGGGTCCCGGCATTCAGGGTCCTCTGCAGCGTGATCTGAACCCAGCTTTAAACGTTGTCTCCATGTTTCCCCATACAGGCTCTGCCAGACTGGTGTGTCTGCACGAGGAGATGCCAAAAACACTCTGCTTTACCTGCTGTTGTGCCTTTGTGTCCTTTTTCTGCGTCACTGTTGCCTACACCCTCTATCTCCCCAAATCACACACATCCCAGTGTCCCATGCATGTCACCTCAGTGCAGGGCAGGCTCCTCCCTCAAGCTCCTGAAATAGACTGGTGGCTGCccagaaggaaataaatacacacacgcTAGAGACGTTTACATGGAAGCCTGTGGGACTTGGTGGTTGACTCAGCAGTAGAGGTGTAATCACCTTTGTTCCCTTTGCTCTCATACCTCTTAAAAAAAACCTTCACCACTTGCTGTTAGCTTTGTAACTGCCATTCACTTAGCTCAGGGCACCGCTTTTACTCCATCGAAACTGATTATATCCAGGTTGCCAGTAGCTTAACGAATGAATCCATtggacacttttttttccttcagcccTAATTTTTTTTGACCCCTTAGTATTTTTATTGACATGATTGCTCTTCTTTGAAACTCTTGTTCTTTGGTATAGGCAGCACCATTTTCTCCTGATTCTGTCTCTTGCCTTCTCAGGGTCTTTCCCACTCCTGTTTGTCCAcctgtttctttcttgttttgggtcacaccatgcagcttgtgggatcttagttccccgaccagggattgaatctgggcccttggcagtgaaaccACCTGTAGCAGGTGGAGGTAGAAAGTTGAATGGAGAAGGAATTGTGTGGGGAGATAAATGTTCGGGGAACAGTTCAGAGTAATTGGACCACAGAGTAGACTGATAGAGGATGACTGTAAAGGCAGAGTGGTGTAAGATCGTGGAAGATGGACACCGGGCCAGCCAAAGAGTTTAGATTTTGTTTGTTAGAAATTGAAGCACATAAACTTTGCTTCACAGGAGGCTAGCAGATGAGCTTGCAGATCAAGGAAGAGATTCTGGTCTGTTTAGTGTGAGAGGTGATTAGAATCTGACTTGAGCATATTAGCAGTGATAATAGGAAAGCAGGGGCAAAAAATCAAGAAGTACATCATAGGTAGAAGCAACAGTATTTGTTTACTGAGTGAATGTGGAGCAGAGAAGAGAGTCACTGGTCACTGTTGCCTCCttccgtgttttttttttttccgaaaaATGTTAAAGCTGCAGGAGAGTTGAAGAATATACCAAATACTCGCACACTGGAAGTGTATGTGCCAGTTTGGGACAAGTCGATCTCAAGAGACTGGTATGACAGCTGCCACTTGGAaatcttgtttttaattattgGAGATGCTGTAGCTGGTTGATGAATACTGCACATCTCACCACCCATCTCAGGAGATGGTAACACCATCCCTCCAGCTACTCAATCTAGAGGGAAACCCCTGTTTCTTTCATATCCGTATCCATCAGTCAGGAATCCCACCCATGTGACTGTCAGCATTTCTCTCCAGAGTCCAATTACTTCTTACCGCCTCCTCTGCCGCCATCTTGGTTCATGTCACCATCGTCTCTCACCTGGATTGTTGCCACAGCCTGGTTGCTTGTCCTGTCTCTGCACTTGCCTCCCCATGGTCTCTCCTCAGCATGGCAGCCAGCATGATCCTGTTGAAGTGTCAGATATTGTCTTCCTCTGGTCAGAACCCTTCAGTGGCTTCCCATCTCGCTCAGTGTAAAACCTCTTTACAAACCTGTGGCCACAGTGGCCTGTGTTCTCTGATCCTCTTTTATGTCTCTGACCTCATTTCTTACTCCTCTCTCTCTTGCTCATTCTGCTCCAGTCACACTTGCCTTCAGGAATACCCAGTGCCTTTGCAGTTGCTGTTTCTTCTATTTGTAATCCTCTTTCTCAGAAATCCTTatctccttcaagtctttgcttaAATGCCGTTTTCTTAGTCTTCCTTTGATCATGGTATTTAAAACTGCATCTCCTTTGCCCACTCTCCCAGGCACTCTAATCCTTGTTccttgcttttttgcttttatagCATCTTTATAATCTTTTAACAGTATGTAATTTACATAGTCTGTTGTCCATCTCCTTTAGTAAAATGgaagaggattttttttgttttgcttattgaCAGATCTCAGAGTCTGGAACTGTACCTGGCATGTTGTTGGTGCTCAATAAAATGTTCTGAGTGACTGTTATGTGACTTGAGGAATATTTCAAGGATCACCTTcagcttcatggaggaggtgatgtTGAACAGGGCTTGAGCGCAGTGAGGTTGACAGTCTCAACCATGTTGGGCAGTGGGCCAAGTAAAAGGCACCTTATCTAGAATGTCACAGCCATCACATGTGACGAGAGTGGTTCAACAGGTAGTAAAGAGGCTTCGTGTGGGGAGAAGATCAGAATGAGGCTGGAGAAACAGGCAGAGGCCAGATCAGGAAGATGGAGAAGAAACCTAAGTCTCTCTCTGCTCCCTCAGAGCTTGCAGTCTAACAGGTAAGTAAACACTTGTGCAAGGGGACGTACAAACAGTAAACCAGCAATCCACTCCCACCTGTTAGAATaactgttatcaaaaagacaagaaataacaagtgttgatgaagatgtggtgaaaaaggaaccctcctgtactgttggtgggaatgtaaattggtgtagccattatggaaaatggtacagaggtttctcataaagttaaatatagaactaccatatgatccagtgattctacttctgggtatttattcagaggaaatgaaatccaagttcattgcagcattatttacagtagccaagacatggaacaaccgaagTGTCCACCAGCAGACaaatattatccagccataagAAAGATGCAAATAATGCCCTTgtaacagcatggatggacctggagggcattatgctaagtgaaataagtcagagaaggacaaacaTTGTATTACCTCACATgtgtgtggaatctgaaaaatccAAGCTCATGCATACAGAGAACACGTTGGTGTTGCCAAAAGTGGGGTGTGGGGAGTGGGAGAACTGGATGAAGGGCGTCAAAAGTATAAACTTACAGCTCTAAGGTAAGTCAGTCCCAGGAAGCTGAGGTAtaacatggtgactacagttagcAATACCATGTTGTATATTTGAGAGTTGCTTATAGAGTAGATCTTAAAGGTTCCCATCACAcgcacaaaaaattaaaaccaatatCCCAATGGAATGTATAGAAGACATATCTGGAGGTGGAGAACAAATGTAAAATGGTTCTCTGATACCAGATAATTTGTGGAGAACAAATATAAATATGGTTCTCTGATATCAGATAATTACTAAATTCCTTAAAGACAATGACCATTCCCTACTAAAATCTGGGCTGCATGTGTTTTACTTTGATTGCTAATGGAAATGATACTACATTGGATATTCCTCAGCGTCCCCTTCTTCCAGAAATATTACTCTAAGCCGAGGCCTTCTTTCTGTAACATACTGCACTTCAGTAAGTCATATTTAATAAGTAAAACTTAGGAGGAGAAATGTATTAATAGTAAACGGATTTTTTCCATTGTCTCCCTTAGATACAACTAGGGTGCAGAGTTGGTTTTTGTTGGTTCTCTTAGAAATAGACATGAAAGATATGGAATAGAGCTGAAATAGATAACGGAAGTATTTCTTGCTACCCCATGCTTCATACTTTAagcatttcctcctcttctccccctcTCTTTATCAAATCCTCTCAGTTGGCACCATTTCTAAAACGGTTCCTCTAAGGTCTGAGTATGTCATGTGAGTGAGCATGTGAGCGTCTGTCTGTGGAGAGAGACAGCAGGAATGAGGAAGGTGCTGCGTCTGGTTATGGGGAGTATTTCCTGTTACCACAGTGACAACCCATGTGGCCAGGGTACCATGTGGACAGAACCTTTGCGTGAAGTTCTCTTTGGTTTATCTGCTCAGTCCCTGCCTCTCTCCATTCAGAATCCCCAGCATCACCCTTCCTGTGTTCTGAGAAGATCTCACTTTCCTCAAACTCTGTTTTCCTATTCTGCTAATTCCAGTGTACTTGTCTGATTAGGTACTTCATTTATAAATCCTCACTTTAGTTTACTCACTACTTTCTCCAGATCTGCTCAGCTTgtatccattttttccccctgtacttcaaggccatttttcatacttttttgaaCCAAATAACCTGGAATACTTTAATCATCCTGTTTCCCACCAGGAGTTTTTACTGTTACATATaccttttttgtattttctgtcaGATGGTGAGACCTGGACTGAGGATCAATTAATTATAAAGCAGAAAACTCTTGAAGTAGGGACACGACCACATGAAGGAGATGAATGTGAACAAAACAAACATGAGGGACCCTATGAATATGGGCGAAACTTCAGTAACATGTCAGACTTCATCCAGCAGTCATATGTTCTTATTGAAGAGAAATCTCAAATGTGCAATGTTTGTGGGAAATTATTCAGGCGGAATGCATACCTTATTCAGCATAAGAAAATCCACACGCAAGAGAAGCCTTACAAGTGTCATGTATGTGGAAAAGCCTTTGGCCATAGTTCAAATCTGTCTCAGCATCAAAGAATTCATACTGaggagaaaccctatgaatgtgaTGAGTGTGGGAGGGCCTTCCGGCGCAGCTCACACCTCATCCAGCATCAGGTCACCCACACGGGAGAGATGCCTTACCTGTGTAACGAGTGTGGAAAAGCCTTCGGCCGGAGCTCAAGTCTCCTCCGACATCAGAGAATCCACTCTAgggagaaaccctatgaatgtaccAAATGTGGAAAGGCCTTCAGCCAGAGCTCACATCTAACAGAACATCAGCGAGTTCACACCAAAGAGAGACCCTACGAGTGCAGTGACTGTGGGAAAGCTTACAGTCGGAACTCACACCTTGTTGAACATCAGAGGGTCCATACAGGAGAGACTCCTTATGGCTGTAATGAGTGTGGGAAATCTTTCAGTAGGAGTTCACTCTTTTTCAAACATCACagaattcacactggagaaagaccttatgagtgcagtgaatgtgggaaggcATTTAGTTGCAACTCCTACCTCATTCAGCACCAGAAGACTCACAGTGGAGTAAAATCTTccaaatgtaaagaatgtgggaaaACCTTCAAGCACAGTTCATACCTTATTCATCACCTGGGAACCCATACAAGAGAGAAACCATAAATGAAGTGAAGGTGGTAAAGCCTTTGGTCGGAGTTCAGCTCTGACATCAGAGAACTTGCACTGGGGAGAAAACCTTTGCCTGTAGAGAATGTGGACTGTCTTCAGTCATAGTTCACCTCTTACTAAGACCTGAGAATCCACACAGTAGACAAATCTCTTATGCATTCAGTGCATGAGAACCTTTAGATAGAGTTCCTGCCTTACTCAGCATTGGCCAGTTCACGTTGGGGGAATGGTGGGTATGGGGAGAGCCTTGCTGTGTGTCAGAAAGGGGCGCAGAAGGGGTAGAGTGACGCCATGGAGGGGGTGACTGAAATGGAACTTTTAGTTTGCACTACTTTTTATTTGATCTTGAGGATCTACATCAGAGAGAGATTCTATGGTTGGTTTTTCAAATCTCTACAGTCATCTTCTGAAAACAGGATGAGTTAGGTCCATTCCAGGGAAGAACAAATCAGGGGGATTCAGACTCATGGATCAGGAAAGCAGCAGGATGACCCTTGAAACCAATAGTTTCCTTCTATCTCACCTGTCCTGTTGGTTGTCACTGTACATGGAAGTGGCTCTTGGGTTTTCTAGGGCCACCATTTTTGCTCCTCAGTATCCTGCAGACTACTGAATCTCTCTTTGTTTTATATGTTATAGAAGCTTTAAATAAATGGGCCAATTTTCTAAGCCAAATAATTTCTCAGTATCACATCATGGGCTTTGCTATGTGTAGAATCCAGTAGACTGAACTGCATGTGTCAGActtctcctttcttctgtttttcagtcTGTCTGGGCTCTCAGGGAGATTCTTGGGAGAGTTAGAGGGCAGAAGAGAGGCAgcagtgattttgtagctcaCATGTGGTATTGTTGCTGATCTGTTGACTCCCCTGACTGGGGCTGGGCCTGAAACTAGTCTGCCTTCCCCTGGattcttctttgcctttatcgggccaggtgtgtgtgtgtgtctgtctgtcgcATCAtgattttccttctctgactgaATTCTAGTCATACACATGCTTTGCTCTCatatccttaaatttttttttcaccagttGCTGTTATCTTTGTAACTGCCATTCACTTAGCACAGGGCACTGCTTCTGCTCCATTGAAACTGATTATATCCAGGTTGCCAGTGGCTTAGCTAATTAATCCACTGGACACTTTTCTTTAGCCCTAAGTTTTTTGACCCAGGCTAGATGGAAGGAGTGGTGGGAGGGACCTTTGCACTGGGAGTGGAACCAGCTATTGGGTGGGGGCCCTACGAGCCTGCTTATTGATAGGTTCTGGTTGTGTTATATGCAGTAAAACTTCAATTTGGGTAACTTGGGTTTTCCCTTTAGAGCATGGGACCAGGAAAGCACAGAACCCAGGGGAATCAGAACTCTAAAGGTTCTAGCTCCAGCTCACAGGCTCTCCACCGACTTTTCGAACAGACAGTTCTCTCCTCCCTTGTCTGTCCCTCTACTCTAGACCTGGGAAAGCACGAAAATGCTTCCTGAGGAGACGATAACTTGAATACACTTTCTAAATTTCTGATACTTACATACACTTTCTCAATTTCTTATCCTGGGAGGGGCTGGCTTGGCAGTTCCTAGCCATACCTTGAATACAGCCTTGGGCCCCCCGAGAGAGAGGCATTTCCTATGCTGTGGTTGAAGAGGTAAGAGTCTTCGGGCAAAGGGAGataggaggaagaagaagacaaaTTTCCACAGTGGCATCCAGAAGTGACTGTTTTCATCCCCACAAAAGCCCATCACAGCCCTCATGTTGAAATCAACAAGACCGTTCTcatcccagctctgcccactGACTTCTCCAGCCCTCTGTGGCCACCCCTTCTGCCAGACATTCTGaaattcattgctgctgctgctaagtcgcttcagtcgtgtccgactctgtgtgaccccatagatggcagcccaccaggcctccccgtccct
This portion of the Bos indicus x Bos taurus breed Angus x Brahman F1 hybrid chromosome 25, Bos_hybrid_MaternalHap_v2.0, whole genome shotgun sequence genome encodes:
- the LOC113883755 gene encoding zinc finger protein 239-like, which produces MEKPPEQMSLDSPCPSPEQEPRKTKDGETWTEDQLIIKQKTLEVGTRPHEGDECEQNKHEGPYEYGRNFSNMSDFIQQSYVLIEEKSQMCNVCGKLFRRNAYLIQHKKIHTQEKPYKCHVCGKAFGHSSNLSQHQRIHTEEKPYECDECGRAFRRSSHLIQHQVTHTGEMPYLCNECGKAFGRSSSLLRHQRIHSREKPYECTKCGKAFSQSSHLTEHQRVHTKERPYECSDCGKAYSRNSHLVEHQRVHTGETPYGCNECGKSFSRSSLFFKHHRIHTGERPYECSECGKAFSCNSYLIQHQKTHSGVKSSKCKECGKTFKHSSYLIHHLGTHTREKP